The sequence CACCATTATCAGTATGTTGTGATGATACTTTAAGGCGAGGTCCTATAACTGATGCAGCTGGACGATTACTTAGTGAcagttgtaaatttgtaagacAGACAGCTTTAGAAAACTTAGGTCCATTGATTACGACCTATGCAAATCCTGCTGTTACATCATTGGTTACTACTCGTACTTTTATACTAATGATGGTCAGCAATTTCACTGatgatttacattatattacgtaagttcaattttatattaaaacagtttATACACACATGCATAGCTCTATTCCTGGCTTTAGAAAAGTCCCCATATGGTTTTCAGTACATAAAAACAATActgttagtaaattataaatttaaatatgaatggTGTGTGTTATCCATGGTTCACGTTTCATCTGAAACATAGTGATGGTTAATCATCCAAATTTATCTGATTCGACTACTCATTGGTTATAACCACTTCATATATGGAATATATTTCAGGTATGTATTGAGTATGCATGGAGTGGTTGGAtgataattttagttttgaataaattaccaCACAATTTATAGaagtatataatgaaataatttttgttatatccTTCCTAACTATTCGAGTTTTATCTAttctattcaaattttaaaatatacttattcatTATTCGTATGTGCACAATCAAGTCATTTGCTAACTTAAATTCCTTTTATCCATGTTCATGAATATGTTATGCGTGTATCCCTACTCAGGTTGAGAAGAgagaatacattatatacagacCTTATTCTCATTCCTTCTCCAgtctcaatataattattattaccgattataaaaatattattttcccttCCCATTGTAAAAGCATGTACAATACAAATTCCATAGACATTAGAGGAAGGATGCAGTTGGTTACAAACAACATCCGTAATGCACTCTGCACTGTAATAACTGACTGTGATAACAAATATcttgttatacatataaaatcaaCATCATTTCTGTTTGGAATGCATTCTGGTAGATACCACACTTCCAAAATACTTACAATCAACacaattcaatgtttttttttttaaactcccTGACTTTAACTAATTTTTGGTATAAGCCATAAGACCTATTATGCAAACATTTAAGGTCTGTATCACAGATGATATTACTTAtcctttataatatttgaatattggtCATATTTATGATACTAAATGTTGTccaggtataatatttaatgggattattaaaaatgatatgtatGTATAAGATAAATGTAAAACTTCATTATACTATAAGCAGTGAGTAAATCtaactaaataacatttttagcacgcaatttaaactttgaaaaattcattttatatgatatttcctTTAGGCTTAACACATTCACTGTGGATTGCGCTAAATGGTGTCAATTAacaatgttcataatatatacttattatttgctGAATGGTATCATCTACCTTGTTTTTATATGCATTGCAATTTGgccagaattattattaaactattagttTTTGTTCTTTTAGCGTCTTctacaagtttttattttatgtgtttatgCAAGTCCTTGTTGatgttgtttaaattttaaaggattttttttttatttaaacaatgtttttttttacagtcaCAACAAATATACTCAAATATGATACACAATGTATATGTTAATCTATAACAAATAATGTGATGCCAAccttaaattattgtacatgcgttaattaatgttatatttatgacaggttgagaaaataatatttttctaaccatttttatttatttatgggaCCAGGGGATAAGGGACTAGTCCTTATTGTGTTGTAGAGTTGTTCTCACAACCAGGCCAaggattaatataaatatttggttaaatATATTCAGGCATCTCTTCCCATTGGGCACATGCCTAGGACCCCCTTCAGCTCCTGCAAGATCACCAActgataatcaatatttattaccgataaatataattatttcgagAAAGATAAAAGGATAAtcgtttatagttataataataaaaaataaaaaaataattaatagtactcTATCCAAATCTTGACCCCATTATACCACTCTAGAGCTTCAAAAAAGTTAAAGACAGCCTTTtgaatatattgtgttatattgtttaaaataaatgtttgaagCACATTGATGGTTTCATAttctttgttattattaatataatataataactactggATTCTAGCATTTATGtagcatgttttaatttatgttgtgtgttataagtttttactattatttttttctacttaaactaaatctttttttaaatataaaatcaaataataacttTGGCTTGAATGCtttcacaaatcacaatattttatatgttatttcatgtaatatatttttgttctgctaggattaattttttataattatccaAATCAACTATATCTTGTATATGTATTCTATTCACTGTTTTTTAAAGCATAATTCTTAAATACACttctgtttaaaatgtattattaaatatttctaattgtCAATAACTTTTCCAGTATGAAGTGTCAAACAAGTCAAGAATATTTTAAAGCTACAGAATTGTTAATGGATCGAGAAAAACCTTGGTCAAATGAAACAACAATGAAGaatgataataagtaatatattaatgaaattttaGATAGCATGTTTATAATAATCGCTTTTTGACGTGGTttgagttatatattttttatttatgcaaattactatttatacctatatttgagTTATCTAATAAgagtttactatttttataaattactaatcaCCAACAATAGGTGAATTGAAACCAAatcaatgtaattaaattatatctaaagaatctacttattatatttaagtacttgTTTATGCATTTTAGCTTATTTGCTTGTCTTGGTACCTTAATGATTAGGTAGTGCAAGTTTTCTAATAAgcttatactaaatattaaatcaatattattcacaattactttttatctataaaagGTGAATTGAAACCATattggtatatttaaattttgtttttagaatattattaccaatcctatctattatattatgttactatgCATTTTAGCTTATTTGCTTGTCTTGGTACCTTAATGATTAGGTAGTGCAAGTTTTCTAATAAGCTTATACTaagtattaaatcaatattattcacaattactttttatctataaaagGTGAATTGAAACCATattggtatatttaaattttgtttttagaatattattaccaatcctatctattatattatgttactatgCATTTTAGCTTATTTGCTTGTCTTGGTACCTTAATGATTAGGTAGTGCAAGTTTTCTAATAAGCTTATACTaagtattaaatcaatattattcacaattactttttatctataaaagGTGAATTGAAACCATattggtatatttaaattttgtttttagaatattatttccaattctatctattatattttagtatgcaTTTTAGCCTATTTGCTTGTCTTGGTACCTTAATGATTAGGTAGTGCAAGTTTTCTAATAGgcttatactaaatattaaatcaatattattcacaattactttttatctataaaagGTGAATTGAAaccatattgatataattaaattttattttttagaatattaatttatttaaattctaaccTTTATATTTGATTAAGTTGAATTTGTTGAATTTATGTAGTTTTCTAACAtgattatactaaattttaaataaatagtaaactaGTATTAATCAtagttactttttattttgtatctacAAAAGGTGAATTGAATCAATAtcggtaataattttatttttattaataaatgcttTATGATCTTTTATCTTTAGATTTTGGGTTGCTGATTATAATGTTAAGACTGAATctgaagaattatatagcactTTTGCATATTGGAGAGAACCCATCTGTGATACAAAATCATCTTTTAGTTTTGAAGTAAatgcttatattttttgtttattcaatagtttttctaAACTTATTTTCTATTGCAGAATGATTGTGATGATAGGGAATCTGAAGTTGAAAGACTTCAAACCATGATACCAAATAAGTTGTGGTATGTGCCGATGAATAACAATTGTAAGttgcattaaataaatcaatagattcgtgaaattgtattttttttaaataatgtattttttttagctaATTTGAATTGCACTGAAATGAAAAAATCTGAGTTTGAAGTAAAACCAATTTTAGAAGAAGGTAATGGAGATTCTAAACCTTCAGCTACTGAACTCAATGGCCATGATCTAGTTGTACCTACGTTACTGCTTGATCATTACGCTGACATGGCTGGTGCATTTGATGACAGTGATCTTGCATCTCAATGTGCATGTATGTTACCCGCAGTGCTTGTTACTATAGGTCCTACTCACTGGCCATTGCTCAGACATACTTACTATGTTCTAGCTTCACACAGATCTGTATGTTGCTTGAAAATCTGTTAAGTGATTTttcaaatcatataatattacttctaattttaatttttagtggaAAGTTAGAAGAAAGGCTGCATCCTACATTCATAAATTGGCTATTTACATTGGTGAAGAAGCTACATCCAGAGATCTTTTACCTATATTTGAGTCTCTTGTATTGGATTTGGACGAAGTACGGTCTGGTGCCATAGACAATTTTGCTGCTTTTCTtaaggtaaattaatataaaataatgttggtaGATTGGTGAGTTAATCAGCTGTATCTGGTATTAAAGTGATTATCTATGATAACCctattctaataattatatcttgccaaaatatactataatatataatataatatagactatatttttttttacttttgttatgaaataaatttgtaccatcattttgtatatttcttatgtaacaaataaaaacataactattggttgtaaatatttaaaacttagatAAGCTAAGTAATTATTCAACccctaagtatttttttagaaaaaattaagttttactaTTACatctaaaagaaaatttttaattaaattaataatgagtaTAGACATTTAAATAGCTCACTgtgtaagtttataatatattatatgtaaaagaaTGAGATTGTTTTTTTCCATACGATTCTATTGAgaactaaaatatcatattttaaatattataaaaaaacgtataaaccatttttaatttgatatcctAGTTATTTACTTTCTAAAATAACTTTTAGGTTAATGTGcatattttaagatttgtttTTTCTGTGGAATCATTTGAACAGCATGGTGTCCAGATGCTGCAAAGAATCTACCATTATTCATGTAGAAttctattgaattattaaaatattttatttattatatgatgaaaAATTTATGGTCCGTGTTTCATCTGATACCTCAGTGATGAACCTGAACCTAAATTTTATCTGATATAAATTGATGTTTTATCTTTTCAaccatagttttatttttcatttttttgtctCATTTCCTTTTAGAGTAGTGAAAATGCTTCGAATTTCAGCTTTTATTGTGGTATCTGGTAGCAAATTAATCTAGTTACATTTCAAGtgtaattgaaaattgaaaagaaatgaaaaataactggaattttaaaaaaatcccaTTCTTAAAATaggtttaattgtattttttgtaattcaaaaatgaataacttgaaacttgaaatttttacctaatgtttgtattagtattttctgatttttcaatttttttaataactattttagttaaaaatttgttattcaaaataatatttatcgtaaaaacttaaatcatacttttattattttgttgtacacagttaaatattcaaattatttagattaataattgtattctatttATTCAACTAATCTATTGACATTGTTAATATGCctatttaattggtttttagtAACTGGTTCAATACAAACATCAAATTGTTaactactttatttatattattttaaaaagaaaagaaattgatttataccaaaatttttattaaatatgatgaaAAGCTTATGGTCCGTGTTTCATCTGATACCTCAGTGATGTATACTTTCCAAAATTATTTCTGAGTTTAATACATTGAAATCCaaaagatcatatttttttacttattgacAATTgttaagaaaatgtatttattatatgatgaaaAACTTATGGTCCGTGTTTCATCTGATACCTCAGTGATGATTCTTTCCAAATAATTTCTGAGTTTAATACATTGAAATCCaaaagatcatatttttttacttattgacAATTgttaagaaaatgtatttattatatgatgaaaAACTTATGGTCCGTGTTTCATCTGATACCTCAGTGATGAATACTTTCCAAATAATTTCTGAGTTTAATACATTGAAATCCaaaagatcatatttttttacttattgacAATTgttaagaaaatgtatttattatatgatgaaaAACTTATGGTCCGTGTTTCATCTGATACCTCAGTGATGTATACTTTCCAAATAACTTCTGAGTTTAATACATTGAAATCCaaaagatcatatttttttacttattgacAATTgttaagaaaatgtatttataatatgatgaaaaacTTATGGTCCGTGTTTCATCTGATACTTCAGTGATGAACTTCTACCTAAATTTTAtctgattataaatttaatgaatattaaataaaatatatatcacttataattaatgtaacataagattaagtaaaatatttcaaaatgatcTTATATGACAGGATATCGATTGCCTTTGGCTCTCGCGCTTAAGACAAATgatttaacaacaataacattCATGTTAGGTATGACAATATTAGCGAttttttttgaaaccttgattacttaaaaaaaaaaaactattgttatCACTACTCTAACATTCTGAGTTCCAAATGTATAGACAGATaatgatgaataatttaatctaatcgtgttattgtatttttttgatcTGTTTTTACTACATTCAGTATTGTCATTTACATGTGTCTGGTGGTatcaaatgtaattatttaaaaatataataacaataacactataattatatatgttatactatagttgtataataatttaaaaactaaaatatatgtacatacattttaaaaactcttTTTAGTCAAATTTTTCCTTAAATCCCTTGCTAACTCATAAACCTCAACGAATCAAAAAAATTGCATTGCATTTCAAttgaattttaacttataaagtttccactgtatatttatattagttttgatttgaaataattcatagtgggaaattaaatttttcttaatgtatatcatatatgttgACATTAATATTAAGGCGGTCTGCCATATCAGCATTTACTAGCGTAAAGtaaaatataggaacaaagataatatgtatttcCATGATTAAAACTTTCTAGTTCAGTTTAGAGTATAAAGGTACctaaaagtacctattatatattttataaagaaaaatatttcctaTGCATTAActgaatagatttttaatacttaCCTTTAATTGAACCAGAAAGTCTTAATCGTGGATATACAGAATATCTTTGGCCTTAATTTTATGGAATATAActgataactttattttatagtaaatagtaatagcaAGGAACTGTTTcctctctttttttttattttcattaaatgcaagatcaatcaataaaataaagtaattttgcCATCATGTGACATATGTTCGCCATATCTGTTTATaggtagttaaatttaattcaacatGAGAGAAAAATGGATCATTCATCAAcacaagtaaattattaatatattgtttttgttatattagaTGTTATCGGTGACTGTACGTAGCGATTTGGCACCTATGATGTGCCGATTTTTGAAAACAGATTACGAATGGAACTGGCGTTTTCGACAAAATTTCTGTGAACAATTAGCAGAGTCTTTACATTTATTCACACCACTTGATATGTATCATCATATACACGAGGTGTGCTTGTCCTTACTCATGGACAGAATATCATCTGTTCGCCAGTCGGCTTTATCACTggtaataaatgtttatcaCTTATATTGAATTTCAAAGACCAAATTAactgtttttatgttattaggTTCCTGAATTATTGGTGGtacttaataaaaatcttaGTTTAAAACGATTGATGTTGAATGAGCTAGTTACACGTTTTGGACGAGCAGACTTGTGGAGTAGACGACAAATGTTTGCCCAAATCTGCTCATACATATTGAACTATGGTGACCGGTGTTTATCTACAGCAGAtttcaataatgaattaatgCCTTGTTTACTTAACTTGGGTTCTGACCGTGTACCAAATGTTAGATTAATGGTAGCCAAAACTCTCTATACTCAAGTTGTAAATAACTGTAAGTGAAAAAGAAAgtaatatagttaaaactaatcttatacttatatatatatatttattacagcgGTTTTTATGGATCTACAAAATCCTCAGCATAATGTACTCACTGAAACTCTTACAAGGTTAAGAAGAGACGAAGACCGAGATGTTCGTTATTTTGCTGATAGCAACCGGGGATTTGGTATAAGtgctaattaattaatatttatttacatgtgcgattacttttatatacttttaattttatagtaacagttattcacaataaattttattcaaaaatggcTGTGCCAacattatgcataatatgaaaaataaaaacttaatatgtttattatttataaaaaaaacttttattatttttattgttattattattattgtattaattgagatatatacatatatctcaatttatatatatatttaaatatatattgagatgaataacattttatttttgcaatataatattttaatgtttttattattgaccAATCTATGTTCCTACTGAATAGTTATTTCCTTTTACTTAGTTAAATTAACAACTacataagataaattattaaaataaagaaaaatatattaattcaataatttgaaaGAATGTGATTTTATAAGACAtcattatatgtttaatgtacACAAAGtttatagacttataatataaaagattgttatatgtaatgtatacagGGTATACCCAATGTGTTTTCCCATGTTTCTGTGTTAGTAAAAATGAGATAACAGAAAAACAATGAATATAACACCCTGTATAAATTTACTtaaccatatataataatttgtaaaaaatggaAGAGATCACATCAAGATTAACTGACTAGGGCTATTGCTGTGGCTGTTACA is a genomic window of Rhopalosiphum padi isolate XX-2018 chromosome 4, ASM2088224v1, whole genome shotgun sequence containing:
- the LOC132930916 gene encoding serine/threonine-protein phosphatase 4 regulatory subunit 1-like isoform X1, with the translated sequence MHHAAAMVFQENKRSLFLGSFVQVGAGIERLMIQNSDGTSEDESMEIFDLAGNQHSDNMPSETVKQMYNASAEEIRNTTPKYISCCMKFVIKDHLEMIPDILTVIEKMTKDEDKLMRFDTVSTVGYLCTIFHQHENLRSYIHSFLLPAIIKALSDPAEQVIMRAQMVLTYIISKGVIDNKTVEDIVCPALILAANSTDDLHVQNNIVTLVGKIVLKISDNVLCKTVLPFLINKSHSDCIYVRLAALLSFPELGHALDMDHKTKVLLPRYFEMCNDRVGTIRKTCADIITPLSVCCDDTLRRGPITDAAGRLLSDSCKFVRQTALENLGPLITTYANPAVTSLVTTRTFILMMVSNFTDDLHYITMKCQTSQEYFKATELLMDREKPWSNETTMKNDNKFWVADYNVKTESEELYSTFAYWREPICDTKSSFSFENDCDDRESEVERLQTMIPNKLWYVPMNNNSNLNCTEMKKSEFEVKPILEEGNGDSKPSATELNGHDLVVPTLLLDHYADMAGAFDDSDLASQCACMLPAVLVTIGPTHWPLLRHTYYVLASHRSWKVRRKAASYIHKLAIYIGEEATSRDLLPIFESLVLDLDEVRSGAIDNFAAFLKMLSVTVRSDLAPMMCRFLKTDYEWNWRFRQNFCEQLAESLHLFTPLDMYHHIHEVCLSLLMDRISSVRQSALSLVPELLVVLNKNLSLKRLMLNELVTRFGRADLWSRRQMFAQICSYILNYGDRCLSTADFNNELMPCLLNLGSDRVPNVRLMVAKTLYTQVVNNSVFMDLQNPQHNVLTETLTRLRRDEDRDVRYFADSNRGFGISAN
- the LOC132930916 gene encoding serine/threonine-protein phosphatase 4 regulatory subunit 1-like isoform X2 is translated as MKFVIKDHLEMIPDILTVIEKMTKDEDKLMRFDTVSTVGYLCTIFHQHENLRSYIHSFLLPAIIKALSDPAEQVIMRAQMVLTYIISKGVIDNKTVEDIVCPALILAANSTDDLHVQNNIVTLVGKIVLKISDNVLCKTVLPFLINKSHSDCIYVRLAALLSFPELGHALDMDHKTKVLLPRYFEMCNDRVGTIRKTCADIITPLSVCCDDTLRRGPITDAAGRLLSDSCKFVRQTALENLGPLITTYANPAVTSLVTTRTFILMMVSNFTDDLHYITMKCQTSQEYFKATELLMDREKPWSNETTMKNDNKFWVADYNVKTESEELYSTFAYWREPICDTKSSFSFENDCDDRESEVERLQTMIPNKLWYVPMNNNSNLNCTEMKKSEFEVKPILEEGNGDSKPSATELNGHDLVVPTLLLDHYADMAGAFDDSDLASQCACMLPAVLVTIGPTHWPLLRHTYYVLASHRSWKVRRKAASYIHKLAIYIGEEATSRDLLPIFESLVLDLDEVRSGAIDNFAAFLKMLSVTVRSDLAPMMCRFLKTDYEWNWRFRQNFCEQLAESLHLFTPLDMYHHIHEVCLSLLMDRISSVRQSALSLVPELLVVLNKNLSLKRLMLNELVTRFGRADLWSRRQMFAQICSYILNYGDRCLSTADFNNELMPCLLNLGSDRVPNVRLMVAKTLYTQVVNNSVFMDLQNPQHNVLTETLTRLRRDEDRDVRYFADSNRGFGISAN